CTGAGCTGCACTGGGTGCCCTGAAAAGAGAAGCCAGGACTCTCGAGCTTCCAGCAGCAGCTCTGAGGGGGCCGCTGGCCTGGATTTGGGAGTCTTGTCTGTAAGGCAGGGGTGGTTCTCTGAGGGAAGTAAGCACAGCCCTTCCTTAGCTTGTCTGTGTCCTCGTCTCCACCATCTCCGAGGCCCCACAGGCTGTGAAAAACTCGGCAGAGGAGGCCTAGAGGGTACAGCCTGACGTGAAGGACATATACCAAGACCCCAAAGTGTGACTGTGACACACCCGTTCAGGGGGTGCTCCTGAGCTGTGCATCCGGGACTGTGGGGGCCACTTCGCTGTTGGAGGCCTTCATGCTTGAAGTGAGCACCGCACCTGGAGGGCCTCTCGGCCTGACTGGAGCTCCTGAGCTGCGGGGCTCTGCTGTCAGAGACACTCTGTGCTGTGCcctcctcagcttgctttccttGACCTCGCTCGCTCGCCACTGCGGCAGGGAAGAGCCCAGAGACCCCCTTTCCAGGGAGTTCTGGGACCACATCTACTCCCAGGCCAGGCCAGTGAAGGGAGCAGCCGGCATAGGCTGCCACGGGCCTCTGGTGGGAACCCGAAAgtcctgtctcctgcctgccctgcccctccctcgGGGCAGTTCTGGTATAGTGGTGggattgttttccttccttcttgctcAGCTTCCAGCCTGGCTCCACCCTGTATCTGGCTCGCAAGCTTGCTGCTCCAGCCAGCTGCTATGGGGGCTGGGCTGACCCCTCCAGAGGGTCCCAGCTGGCCAGCCCTGTGACTCACCAGGAAGCTCTGCCAGGGGCCATTCAGCTTCTTCCCTGGTTCTGCTGTCCAACCACCACGGCAAGGTTTACTTAAGGGAGAAAGAACGGGGAGTTCCCGGGCCCGGCCGCCGccgttctgttctgttctgttgctCAGCAGTGACTACTCCCGACTCCTGCTCTGCTGTGGCCAGGGCGCGGGACTGGGAAGGGAAGGCCTCAGATAAAGGCTGCTGTGAGACAGCCTAAGAGCCAGGGGCTGGCCCCGTGGGTGGTGGCCTGTGGGCAGTGAGTGGCATGTGTGATCCAGAGACACAGCCTGTAAGGGGCAAGGGTGGAGTGAGCGGCTAAGAACTCATGACTGCTTGCTTGTTTCCTATTGCAGGTCCCAGCAGCTGGGCTTTCCTCTCAGCCCTTGAGTGGCTATGTCCAATCCCACTGCCCCACCTCCCTATGAGGACCGAAACCCCCTGTACCCTGGCCCTCCACCTCCTGGGGGCTACGGGCAGCCATCTGTCCTGCCAGGTGGATACCCGGCCTACCCTGCCTACCCCCAACCTGGTTACGGTCACCCTGCTGGCTACCCACAGCCGATACCGCCCATCCATCCAATGCCCATGAGCTACGGTGAGTCCTGGAGGGTGGCTGGGACAAGGTAGATAGACTTGGGGCCCAAGGAAACCTTGCGTTTCCTTCCTCCTgctacctcctcttcctcttcctgtcccacCTCCCCCTTAGCCTCTTGCTCCTCCCCCTAGCCCCTTGCTAATCTGTATTCAGTAAGGAGACTGGGGCCAAAAGACCTATATCAGAACTTTCGCCTGGAGAAGGTAGCCGGGTGAGTTAATGGCTTCTAAGTGGTTGTCTCAGGAATCCTTTCTGTTTCTGACAGGCTGTTGCCACTGTGTGTGGGCACCATGTGTTCCTTAGGAACcctaagcactttttttttttttaaatatcctagGGCTGACACATCTCCATCCTTTATTTACAGTCTGATTTTTGCCAACAGTCAAAATGTCATGGTTTGTCAGTGAAGGTGAGGTTAGACTGTATAGTAAGCCTCCTTCCTGGGGGGTggattttgcatttctttttggtATGGGAGACTGAACTCAAGGTCATtacatgctaagcatgtgctctGCCTATGAGCTATATACCCCAACTCCTTCTGGGTAGATTTTGGAAGCAGTTCTCAAAGAGGCATGCATGGAATGTTGATGGCTTGCAGTAGCCTCAGTGTCCCAGAGCCTGTAAGTGTGTGGCCAGCGCCTATCTGGACACGTGTTCTGAGGCAGATCTTAAGATATCACTCACAGGTGAGAGTTCCACGTGCATGGTGAAGCCCGCTAGAGACCACAGACCTTGCCCTCCTGTACCCACTGTCTGGGCACTTCTCCACTCCTTTTCTCTGTCCCCAAGGCTACTGCTCCGCCAGCCAGTTCTACTCCCTAGATGCCAGCTGCTTCCCTAGATGGTGATGCCCCTGTCGTGCCCCCAATGATGGGGGCTGGGCACAGAGCCTGCAGCAGATGCCTGCTGACAGGACAGCTCTTTCTTACCTAAGCCTGTTGGGGTCACTCTGAGGGTGCCTAGAGCAAGAACTCTAGCTTGATAAAGGAGAATGTGAGCGACAAATGTGTCTTCTGGACAGAGGTATCTAAGCCTTTAAGACAGGGTCGGGGTGCTTTGAGATGGAGGCTACCTGTCCTAGGTCCCAGTTTGTTTGATGTGATCTGTCTGGTCCCAGGCCATGACTATGGCGGGGAGGAGAGAGCGGCGAGTGACAACTTTGGTCCTGGAGAATGGGATGACCGGAAAGTCCGCCATACCTTCATCCGAAAGGTGAGATGTGGGCTGGGACTTGGGGGAGGCCTAGGCGCGGTACATATTCCCACCTGTGCCTACCTCCTTGTAGTTCTATACCTCTGATCCTCAGAGGGATCCCCCTCTTTATGATCCCCTTTGCCTTGACTTTGGGGACGATAGAGTCAACCTGGGAAAAGTCTACCTGGCTTCTGCTCTTCCCCTCCCCGCCCATCGTTCTGTTCGACAGCAAGCAGCTGGGAGCTGAAATGAACATGCTGTGTCTAAGCCACCACACATCCCTTTTCTCAGCCCTTGTCACAGAGAACCGCTCTTAGAGGGCAGCAAGAGAGCAGTCAACTCTAAACTGACCCAAGCTGGATGCTGGATAGGAAGAGAGGGGCCAAGAAACAGCTGGAGGGGGCAGTGGAGTCATTTCTAGGCCAGTCTGTAGCCAGGCAAGAATCTTTGAGGACTCAAAAAGTAGTCTTCCAAAATTAcagtcattctttattttttaattttctgtgtgtgtgtacacatgtgagtgcagtatctgtgtgtgtgtgcatgtgagtgcagtatctgtgtgtgtatgtgcatgtgagtgcagtgtgtgtgtgtgtgtgcagtatctgtgtgtgtgcatgtgagtgcagtatctgtgtgtgtgtatgtgcatgtgagtgcagtatctgtgtgtgtgcaagtgagtgcagtatctgtgtgtgtgtgcatgtgagtacagtatctgtgtgtgtgcaagtgagtgcagtatctctgtgtgtgtgtgcatgtgagtgccagtatctgtgtgtgagttcagtatctgtgtgtgcatgtgagtgcagtatctgtgtgtatgagtgcagtatctgtgtgtgtgcatgtgagtgcagtgtctgtgtgtgtgtgcatgcgagtgcagtgtctgtgtgcatgtgagtgcagtatctgtgtgtgtgtgtgtgtgcaagtgagtgcagtatctgtgcgtgtgtgtgcatgtgagtgccagtatctgtgtgtgagtgcagtatctgtgtgtgtgcaagtgagtgcagtatctgtgtgtgcatgtgagtgcagtatctgtgtgtatgagtgcagtatctgtgtgtatgtgcaagtgagtgcagtatctgtgtgtgtgtgcaagtgagtgcagtctgtgtgtatgtgtgcgcgcgtgtgcatgtgagtgcagtatctgtctgtgtctgtatgtgtgtgtgcatgtgagtgcagttatctgtctgtgtctgtacgtgtgtctgcatgtgagtgcagtgtgtgtgtgtgtgtgtgtgtgtgtgtgtgtgtgtgtgtgtgtgcagtatccaaggagtccagaagagggcatcagatcctctggagctagagttacaggtagttatgagttgcctgatgtggttgctgagaactgaactcaggtccatgaGCAATatatgcccttaaccactgagccctctccccagccagaGCCTTCCAAACTAAAAAGAGACCCCTTGTACCACTAACCAgacaagatgggggtggggttggtgggtagggGCAGCGGCCTGGGTACTGACCATCCTCCAGGGAGAGGCTAGTATGAGATGTGAGCTGTATCCTGTGTCTGTTTTAGGTCTATTCCATCATTTCCGTCCAGCTGTTCATCACTGTGGCCATCATTGCGATCTTCACCTTTGTGTGAGTCTCTCCTTTTCCCAGCCTGGGTTACCTGCCGGGCTGCCCATGGAGGGGTGGCTCTCAGCTGGAGGCAGACACACCATGGTCTGACCCCTCACTTGGCATCTCGTTTCCCAGGGAACCGGTTGGTGAGTTCGTGAGGAAGAATGTGGCTGTGTACTACGTATCCTAGTGAGTACATGGTGTTGCTgctgggatggggggagggggcaggagacagCTGAGCAGCTCTGTTCAGGGCAGCGGTTAATATGCCCTAGGAGAGAGGCCTTCTAAGAGGCTGGTGCCAGTCTCCAGGTGGCAGGGGTCGGGGGTAACATCACAGAATGCTAGAACCGGACCAGAGAGGCAGAGTGTGGTGGTGACATGTGGATTTCACGGTACTGCCCAGTGTCTGTGATCACCCTACACTTGCTTCTGGTTCAAACCCTGTTCCAGGCCTCTCAGTGCCCTGGATAAGAGAATCTTGCCCTTGCTTCCTACAAAGAGTAGCGTGTCAGGAAGCCTAGGCTGCCGAGTGCTGCCCTAGGGAGTGAGAAGCAGGCCCAGGGCGGGCTGGCCCACAGCTGTGTCCCCTCTCTCCCCAGCGCTGTCTTCCTCGTCACCTACCTGACCCTTGCCTGCTGCCAGGGACCCAGGTGAGTGCTGGAGACCCAGACAGGAGGAGGGCGGAAGCGGGACCGGGACAAAGTGTTTCGCGGGGAAAAGGGGGGTCTGTACAGTGGTAAGAGACTGCCGAGGGGTGTGTGTGAGGAAGACGTGGTCAGCGGTTACAGAGTAGTGTGTGACACCTACCTCGCTAGCCATCATCCTCACGAGATATGTAAGAATCGCACATACAAGATATACAGCCCTTCGAGCATGGCACGAACGAGAAAGACTAACAGCGAGGAGGCAGGGAGACGGATCAACAGGTACAGGCCCTGTCCGCCATGCCTGATGATCAGAGTTGGAGGCCCGAGACCCACATGCTGGGAGGAAAGACCtgattcccacaagctgtcctctgtccttcacGTGTGTCCTGTGTACACACTGCACAAGTAATGGAAAGTAATGAATCCCCGTCAGGAAGAACTCAGGGTTCCAAGAGGATGAGGGACTctgtcacagtcacacacacaggccaCGCGATTGCTCTAACAAGTCCAGGCTTTCTTTGCTGGTTCCACAGGCAGGTCCTTCCCAGGTTGGTTATCCTTGTGTAAACACTTGAGCACCCTCCCGAAGGGAAAGGCCTATTCCTCAGGAACTTCCTTCTGCTGAAGGAATGGCTAAGACTGACGGGCCCAGGGCGGGTTAACCAgggtctctttctctttgtcttcagaCGCCGGTTCCCATGGA
This genomic window from Peromyscus leucopus breed LL Stock chromosome 13, UCI_PerLeu_2.1, whole genome shotgun sequence contains:
- the Tmbim1 gene encoding protein lifeguard 3, with translation MSNPTAPPPYEDRNPLYPGPPPPGGYGQPSVLPGGYPAYPAYPQPGYGHPAGYPQPIPPIHPMPMSYGHDYGGEERAASDNFGPGEWDDRKVRHTFIRKVYSIISVQLFITVAIIAIFTFVEPVGEFVRKNVAVYYVSYAVFLVTYLTLACCQGPRRRFPWNIILLTLFTLALGFMTGTISSMYQTKAVIIAMIITAVVSVSVTIFCFQTKVDFTSCTGLFCVLGIVMMVTGIVTSIVLAFRYIYWLHMVYAALGAICFTLFLAYDTQLVLGNRKHTISPEDYITGALQIYTDIVYIFTFVLQLVGSRD